The Salvia splendens isolate huo1 unplaced genomic scaffold, SspV2 ctg43, whole genome shotgun sequence region TCACCAAATCATCCCACACTAATAAAATCGGACAGATCGAAAAATGAAGAAATTTACGCCAATGAATTAGTCTTATTTGCAAAAtttcgtattttttttttacaaaaacatCATCCTCCCAAATCAGTTACTAATTCCAACTATAGAAATTGCAGTAATTAAAaatctcatttttctatttgtgGGTGTCCATTATAAACCATGCTATTCTATTTCCGGTAAGCGTTACTCAAATcctcaaaatcaaatgaaaatttaataGTTGATGAGGAATAAAACTTTCCATCCATCTTATAAAACTTTCCACCTGAatcaattgaaaattttatagTTGATGAATGATTAATTGAGAGATAAAAGGTTTGAATCCATCTCAAGATAGCTCAATTAAatgtaaaaacaaaaaaaaatatacacatctcagaaaagaaaagatcaTAATAATCATAAGCTTGAACCTTTCATCAAGCCAATCAATTAATTCACATTCactatcaattaaaaaaaacataaaaaaaaaattcaccaccaccgccgccgccgccgccgtaaTTACACTACGCATCTCCGCTTCACCTCGGCCCTCCTAAAAAACGACTCGATCTGGTCGTCGGCCACGGCCTCGTAGAAGTCGAGCTCGTAGAACCTCCTCTTGCACGCGAGGAGGCTCCCTCGCCTCGGCTTCCTCGGCGCCGGCGGGCAGCTCACCACCGCCGGAATCCGGTGCTCCGCCGACTTCGGCGTATAGCACTCGCTGCTCATGGCCACTTTCTCCGATTCTTGAGAAGATggcggcgccgccgccgccttcaTGATTGGGACGGCTCTGATCTCGAGATCTGCAGACATCGTTACGCGAGCCAGGGGGGGCTGATGGGGGGgccaagagagagagaaaaagagggAAATGAGATTTATgaatgtgaaaaaaaaatgagatggtttgtttgtgtgtgaaatgtgaaatttattgtgtatatatgtatagTAGGGGTGGGTAGGGGTAGGGGGGGGGGAGGAGGCGTGCGAAGTAAGGTTATTGAGTGAGGAAAAAATGTGGGGTGGGATTTCTTTATTCTTACACAAACATGAGATGAACTTTTGTAACATGTCTATGTCAAGAGATAGTATTTGCTTTTGGAGAAGATGCATCTCTATCTTGGGCtatttctttttaatctcagcatCATCTCCAAACTCACAGTTTTGTTTGTTTGTAACCACTTTTTGTTATTTGCTTTTTCAATGGTCACATGTAATTTGGGGTTTTACTATTCATGAAAAGTGGTTTTGGATTCTTTTCGCTTTAGTTAGTTGGTTCTTGGCTGCATATTTTGTTTGGGATGAGAACGGCGCGTTTTGGCTTGGGATAATGGATTCCGTGGCGTCGGGTTTTGCTGGGGGAATTTTATTCGAGACGGTTTAACGATGTGCTCGTTTGGAGATTTATCTATATGGAATTTTTTGTGGGATAGTTTAACGGTGTGGTTGTGTGAAGATTTGGATCTAGATTTGTGTTTATCGGTGTGTTTGGGATAATGTGGGACCGGTTCTCTCCTTTTTGTGGACTGTAGGTTGTTTCGCGCGTGAAATTTGTGGTGATCTTGCGGGTTTTGAGGttgaatttattattattgaaaggatttttttgtttcttttttccatttgttGTTGCTTGTTTTGATATCCGCATTCTACGGGATGAGATAAATGCCTTTTGCACCGGAAGACGATTGTGGATTTTTTTATTCCAGTTAATGTGTTGGGTTTCACTTGGGGAATTTTGTGTGTGACAGTTTAACGGCGTGAACATGTAAGGATTTGGATCGAGATTTGTGCTTATCGACGTATCTGAGATAACGTGGGCCATCtctcacttttttctttttcattattGGTTGTTTGGCACATGAAATTTATGGTTGGTTTGCCATTTTTAAGGCTAAATTTGCCATTCTTGAAAAgctttttttgttgttttctttttctcattATTTGTTGCCTATTTTTAATAATACACTTTTTAATTGGATGAGATCGATGCCTTAGGGTCAGAAAAAACAGTCGTGAGATTCTCAGTTACAATTTACGTGATGAGTTTTGTTAGGGGAATAGTATTATTTAAGAGAACTTCACGTGTGATCGtgtttgacgtgttttgtgaaaatttggATATAGATTTGTATTTATTGACGTGTTTGAGATAATAATTTTTATGGTGATTTTGCAAGTTCTTGAAAGGAATTTTTTCGTTCCTTTCTCATTTAGATTTGGATGTGTGTTTTATTAGCATGTTCGTGTCAATGTGGGACCATCTTTTCGTTATTATTAGTTGGCTTTTTTGGTCGAAAAAAATAGTTTTCTTTTACAATTTCGGCGTCATGTCCATTTAGAAATTTTTCGTGTAAGACTATTTCTCAGTGTAATTATGTAAAGATTTGGATTTAGATCTATATTTATTGATGTCTTTGTGACAATGTGGGgcattctcttttttttttatagtttattttaaatatttaaatattgattatatatgaaagtatgaattttgaggtaaaataatgaaaataaaatgtggaaaaaatggatttttattaggaagtgggaaaatatttttttttattaatttttaatttttcatattttttcgattaaaaatataataataataaaatgataaatcaacgggccaatcagagcatgccacgtcgacgcctcgtgctcttgccgttggcaaggacgagctccgccgccgctgcgctcttgccgctggcacggacgtgctcttagctaagagcacgtccgtgccaacggcaagaccacgaggcgtcgacgtggcatgctctgattggcccgttgatttatcattttattattattattatttttaatcgaaaaaatatgaaaaattaaaaattaataaaaaaaaatattttctcacttcctaataaaatatatccattttttccacacttttaatttatttttttcattattttacctcaaaattcatactttcatatataaatagtctcatttcaaacacaaaaaaatgacactataccaaacaactctctcaatctcaaattgtaggattttaattatgtaatttttaatttttaggagtctaattacgtaatttttaatttttagtattttaattatgtaattttttatttttaggattttaattatgcggtttttattttatttgtcatttgtaatattatttaggtttttataatgaattttaatattatagaaatgtttttgtttaattgaattttaaattgaattgtgttcgtccttgcggaagaacacTGCtgtaggtgttgtgctcttgccagagagcagacagaaaaagtgggtccgggcccacaaccgtgctcgctggcaagagcacggttgtggatgctcttagtattatttttgtttaatgaTACTGCGTATTATTACTTATTGgtaaaatgaaatatatatagaGTGCTACATAAAAATTAACAGAAATTAATTGAGCCAGATATTTGGTCCAGACCTCTAATTTTATCCCCATTGGATTTTGATTGGATATTAATTTACGCATTgaattttgtatattttgtgaGTAGAGTAAATTAAAATAGACCAATTTTCATTGTTTAAATTAACTTGCCTTTTCCTTGTATCTCACTTACGATGACTTGAGCTTTAAAAAAGGATTCTTGAAAAGTGCTTTTTTCTTGCTTGTTTTGAGGGTTTAATGATTTTAAAGTTGCAATCTTCCATCTTTATTATACATCTCACCTAGATTTTGCAATTCATCAAAGCTATGAGTTACGCTACCACTAGATTGGTAAGAGAAGTAATGAAAACATTATACTTGTAtacttaatatataaaaatatcgatataaataaaaaaaactatataaaatttcCAAGTATATTTAATTTTGGTAGAAGCATTTTCAATTATGTCATATACTATATTTGCGTTATACCATACTATATTGTAAATTATGATACACCCAACTTTTTTTACAATATAGTTTAAATACCAAtcattttatatcaaaattgTTTGATACAattatccatacttatatagagGGGCTAGGATCACCACCAAGTCAATGCGGGataagatttaagagtttttaACACGTCCCCTCACGTGTGGGTCGGAATGACACATCAGACTTCCGTCACGTGGGTatgcaagagaagagataatgAGATAAAATCAATTATCAAGTTgagcccgctctgataccatattagagaTGAGTCATTGCAAGTCTCCAACACTATCGAAGCGATGATTATACCATACTTCCTGTACCGTATCGAAAAGTACGATGTATTACCAAATTTTTGATGATTTATTTACTTTATATTCATTAGAGTAAGCCACAATCTTAGAGAATCACTTTAAAATAGTATAAAAACCTTAGTGATCACACTTCTAATGCAGAAATCAGAAGCAATGTATCCTATTTTAGACCAAAAAAGAGATTCTTAACTTAGATGACAATTGGTCTCATTATTCCCATTGCTGTCTAAAGTAATACTAATGCTCTGCTGTTTATACTGACCTTAGTTATGAGGtgtcttaaattaattaatcaattcaGTCCACATGAAGAATGCTAAGTAtatatgtatagtgtgtgtgtgtgtgagagagagagagagagagattagcAACAATAGCAAGTTTAGAAGTTACGTTACttgaaaaagtaataaaagtgctAAAATGAAAGGGCTCCCACCACCATCCCCTCACACGCTTTTGGCTCTAAACCAACTTGCTTTTTCCccactttctatttttgtcggtttaattttttttgtttcgcCTTGAAATATAACtttaaataaattgtggaaGGTATAGCCAGTGGTTTAGTTATGATTTTGAgaataaatattagtactacatttgagtataaaaagttgaaattgtgtaatCCTGGCACATAGTTTTATAATGTTGGACAATACAACTGACAACTAGATACGATTATGTGACACATATTTTACTAAGGTTGATAAAAAAACGTTGTTTTGCAGTTTAAGGCGAGTATCTTTGCGAAAGTTTTGAAAAGCTAGGTTGATTGACCTCAAACGTGAGACAATGTTGTTTCATTCACGTTACaatgttagaaataaaaaaaatggtcgTGAATTTGATGTATTCAACTTGATAGTGCGTGAATGAAGTGTTACTTAatagataataaatatatttatgttaATCAATAGATCGAGACTTCAAATCAGCATCATCACCAGATAAATGTAAAACCATTATAAATTTGCTACAAAGCCTTATTTTTGTTAGGGGAATGCATTTTCCTAAAAAACTAATATACTTATAATCACATTGCAAATAGGGATGGTATTATATTCACACAATTATTTCTAATTCCTATATATTCATATGTTCGAAAACTACTACTGTACATGCGGATTACGAGGAAGAATCTGTTTTTGTTTTAATCCGAGGAAGAGAGAATCGATACTATCCAAGAAAATAAGCAAAGATGTgcaaaaacacaattaaaaattaGTGATAATTAATAAGAGCTAAGAGGAGCTTCAGCCTATactaaatattagtactatttttatttgtataataacattcaatattaatttactaaatagtagtactattttttatttgtataatatattttaacattcaatattaatttatgTGAATCGTTGTGTAAAAGTTTATAGCTAAGTATAGTTTTTCTTAAGACTATTATAGCTTCATGAAGTAAAATTATCTATCTATAAACATATTACAGTGGTGCATGTGCATCTaatcaatataattataaaaatattctccttttattttttttctttttctttttctagaacTATAATTGATAATTATAAGACATTTCACATGGTAACTTTATCGATTATTAAATTTTACTGCTTGGATTTTACTCCAATCTAATCAATGAGAATGTTTCCAAAAAACATTAATTATCTAATCTCAACATGTTTGCCACCTCTCTCCCACCCCCAAAATCCACCCCCCCTTTaaccatatttatatatatatatatatttttactcCATGCCATGTCTAAATTTCTAagagataaattaaaatacaaataattgtGAATTATAAGAATGTGTCGCCAAAAACTACACTACGATACATTTTTTTATCGGACATCTTGATTAAATAGATGGTCAAAATTGATTTATAGGTGTTTTTAtcactaaatttatttttgtacaGTAAAACTTTTTTATAATACTAGTATCATATAATACCGAgttgaatttaattaatgtaaagagatttattttttatttaatcattcTCTTCGATGTATATTATACAAGGCAAGTAGTCAAATAATATCAAGATTTATATGTGTTATACATTACgattaatatttaattcatgACAATCGAGATTCATATAAGAAAATATTCCCGATTAGATTTCTATTTGATTCTATCTTGATattataatttgtaattaatttatatatgtgGTAGGAGAAGGATGCACATTGACATTTGCATTGGATACCATTTGAGATGAGCCATGAATACACGTATCTATCAGGTCTCAATTATCAGATcca contains the following coding sequences:
- the LOC121790172 gene encoding cyclin-dependent protein kinase inhibitor SMR3-like yields the protein MSADLEIRAVPIMKAAAAPPSSQESEKVAMSSECYTPKSAEHRIPAVVSCPPAPRKPRRGSLLACKRRFYELDFYEAVADDQIESFFRRAEVKRRCVV